Part of the Labrenzia sp. PHM005 genome is shown below.
GGCATTCCTGCGGTCCGCTTCACATCCATTTTTCAGGGAACATTGCGCTGGAACGCCATGATCGCGCTGGCGATTGCCGCCAACATCGGCGGAGAAACCGGACTTGCCATGCTGGCCGTCGCCATGGTGTTCATGATCCCGATCTTGAACGGGGCCAGCATTGTTGTGCTGTCGCGCTACGCCAGCGGCACCCAACCGAATTTCGTCAAGATCCTCAAAGACCTCTTCACCAATCCCTTCATCCTGTCGATCTTTGCCGGCGTCTTGATGAACCTCAGCGGTTTGAGCCTGCCTACGATCCTGGACGATACGCTGGAGATATTTGCCCGCGCGGCTCTGCCCATTGGTATCATCTGTGTCGGTGCTGGGCTCGACCTCAGCTCCCTGCGCCGCCCCGGCCCGGCGCTGACCATGGGAACTTTCCTGCGCCCGGTGTTCATGCCGCTGCTGGCGTTTCTTTTTGCCCAACTTTACGGCGTCACCGGTCCGGCACTGTCCGTCGTCATCATCGCATCGGCTGTGCCCTGCGCCAGCAACTCTTATCTGCTCGCACGTCAATTGGGCGGCGATGCCAAGCTGATGGCTGAGATCATCACACTACAAACCTTGGCCGCGACTGTGACTATTCCTGCAGCGCTGTTGCTGTTCACCTAAGGCGTTTCAGAATTCTTTAATCACGTCACCGCCGATCGCCTAAAAAGCTTTGATTTCATGCAGCGTTAGGCGTTCAAGTTTTACCGGCAACGCCTTTAGGCTGCTGCCGGACAAAGGCTCTCAACAATTTCCGCGGCATCGATGCCAACCGGCAGCATGCCGTAGGTCGTTCGCCAGCCGCCGGAAAGCCGGGTTTTGGCGAAGGCGTCCGCGACATCATCCAGCGCCAGTTCTTTGAGCGCAGCCGCAGCACCGGTCAGTGCCAGCCGTTCGGTCAGTATCCGCGCCTGACCGTTGTCGGAAATTGCTTGCGCAGCCAGGCGTTGGAGGTCAGTGCAGGCAGTTACGATGGATGGATCGCCGCTGGACGACAGTTCTTCCAGAACCAAACCTGGCGCTTCCGGATGACGGCCCAGCGCCCTGAGCACATCCAGCGCCATCACATTGCCTGACCCTTCCCAGATCGGATTGACCGGTGCATCCCGATAAATCCGTGCCATATCGAAGTCTTCGACATAACCATTACCGCCCAGGCATTCGAGCGCCTCATAGGTCAGCGCAGGCCCGGTCTTGCAGATCCAGTATTTGATCGCCGGGGTCATCAGCCTTGCGTAAGCAGCTTCCACCGGATCGCTATCTGCCCTGGCTGCGGCCCGCACCAGTCGCATGGCCAGTGCGGTCGCCGCCGCCACATCCAGCGCCATGTCAGCGAGGACCTGGGTCATCAGCGGTTGATCGATCAGATAGGCACCAAAGACCTTACGGTGGCGGCAATGATGCACGGCCCGGCTAAGCGCCGCCCGCATTTGCCCGGCAGACCCCAGCGCGCAGTCGATCCGGGTCGGGGTCACCATATCGATGATGGTTGCGATCCCCCGCCCCTCGTCTCCAAGCAGATACCCCTCCGCACGGTGGAACTCAACTTCGGACGAGGCATTGGACTTGTTGCCAAGTTTGTCTTTCAGGCGTTGAAAGCGCAGGTCGTTGACCCGGCCATCCGGCAAAATGCGCGGGATCAGGAAACAACTTGGCCCGGTCGTGGTTTTTGCCAGTACGAGGAATGCATCGCACATCGGCGCAGAAAAGAACCACTTGTGCCCGGTAATGGCATAGCGCCCTTGATTGCCGGCCTCTGCCGTCGATGAAATGGCCCGGAGATCGGTTCCGCCTTGCTTTTCGGTCATGCCCATGCCGATGGTGATGCCGTTCTTTTCCGATATGAGAAGGAAGCGCGGATCGTAGGTCCGGGTTTGCATCTTTGGCAGATAATCCGCACAGACCTCCGGATACTTTGCCAGGACAGAAACCGCCGCATTGGTCATTGTGATCGGGCAAGTGTGCCCCGTTTCAGCTTGAGACGTGAGGAAAAACTTGGCCGCCCGACTGATCTGAGTTGAAACACCGCCATCGAGCAGTGCGCTGTGCAGTCCTCCGGCAAAAGAATGGCGCATCAGGTCATGATAAGCGGGATGAAACTCCACCTGGTCCGATCGGCGGCCGCGGCGGTCGTGGGTCTTTAGAACCGGCAATTGGGTGTTGGCCAGACGTCCGAGCTCCAAAAATTCATGGGATCCAGTCTCGGCTCCCTGTGCTTCGACATCGGCCAACACGCCATCATCTAAATGTCCTGCCAGAC
Proteins encoded:
- a CDS encoding AEC family transporter; translated protein: MQMIFFALAPVILVIASGYLLARANLISGEQWVGVERLAYFVLFPAVLFRTIALADFSSVPTLDMGAALLSAIVTLAVALLAARTLIERIWGIPAVRFTSIFQGTLRWNAMIALAIAANIGGETGLAMLAVAMVFMIPILNGASIVVLSRYASGTQPNFVKILKDLFTNPFILSIFAGVLMNLSGLSLPTILDDTLEIFARAALPIGIICVGAGLDLSSLRRPGPALTMGTFLRPVFMPLLAFLFAQLYGVTGPALSVVIIASAVPCASNSYLLARQLGGDAKLMAEIITLQTLAATVTIPAALLLFT
- a CDS encoding acyl-CoA dehydrogenase family protein; this encodes MAGQLDTRIEDADDTGIEAFATHDVINQAPEYGGINLATGDPILRACLAGHLDDGVLADVEAQGAETGSHEFLELGRLANTQLPVLKTHDRRGRRSDQVEFHPAYHDLMRHSFAGGLHSALLDGGVSTQISRAAKFFLTSQAETGHTCPITMTNAAVSVLAKYPEVCADYLPKMQTRTYDPRFLLISEKNGITIGMGMTEKQGGTDLRAISSTAEAGNQGRYAITGHKWFFSAPMCDAFLVLAKTTTGPSCFLIPRILPDGRVNDLRFQRLKDKLGNKSNASSEVEFHRAEGYLLGDEGRGIATIIDMVTPTRIDCALGSAGQMRAALSRAVHHCRHRKVFGAYLIDQPLMTQVLADMALDVAAATALAMRLVRAAARADSDPVEAAYARLMTPAIKYWICKTGPALTYEALECLGGNGYVEDFDMARIYRDAPVNPIWEGSGNVMALDVLRALGRHPEAPGLVLEELSSSGDPSIVTACTDLQRLAAQAISDNGQARILTERLALTGAAAALKELALDDVADAFAKTRLSGGWRTTYGMLPVGIDAAEIVESLCPAAA